One Kineococcus radiotolerans SRS30216 = ATCC BAA-149 DNA window includes the following coding sequences:
- a CDS encoding PucR family transcriptional regulator, with amino-acid sequence MNAADQVQDLVDAIAEAAGAPVTLEDRDLLLVASSGHDDVIDDVRRSSILRRRSDPLVQRLFAGFGIARATGPLRIPGDPAVGRLPRWCLPVRWRGVTYGYLWLLDPHDRVRVEDLERLHDALDLVAAHLATRARAADRTTWAVGELLSTEAGSRARAAEELQRDGLLPATVSVVALAPVDGGPAGVVNGWLLPRSVLVAAVGHRAALVVPAPLGAREVAERAAAALSSQHPAGLAVGVSGPVAAGDAHTGWQQADAALRSGGAGMREWERLGALRLNAVADPVTLGAAVRDERARRLLAAEPELALTARTYLDLAGSAQRTAAALSIHRQTLYHRLRRVEAVSGYVLDDGRDRLALHLALVLGG; translated from the coding sequence GTGAACGCCGCCGACCAGGTGCAGGACCTCGTGGACGCGATCGCCGAGGCGGCCGGGGCGCCGGTGACCCTGGAGGACCGCGACCTGCTGCTGGTGGCCTCCTCCGGCCACGACGACGTCATCGACGACGTGCGGCGCAGCTCGATCCTGCGCCGGCGCTCGGACCCCCTCGTGCAGCGCCTCTTCGCCGGCTTCGGCATCGCCCGCGCCACGGGGCCGCTGCGCATCCCCGGCGACCCCGCGGTCGGCCGGCTGCCGCGGTGGTGCCTGCCGGTGCGCTGGCGGGGGGTGACCTACGGCTACCTGTGGCTGCTGGACCCGCACGACCGGGTCCGGGTCGAGGACCTGGAGCGCCTGCACGACGCCCTCGACCTCGTCGCGGCCCACCTGGCGACCCGGGCGCGGGCCGCGGACCGCACCACCTGGGCGGTCGGGGAGCTGCTCTCCACCGAGGCCGGTTCCCGGGCCCGCGCCGCGGAGGAGCTGCAGCGCGACGGGTTGCTGCCCGCGACGGTGTCCGTCGTGGCCCTGGCCCCCGTCGACGGCGGGCCGGCCGGGGTGGTCAACGGGTGGCTGCTGCCGCGGTCCGTGCTCGTCGCCGCGGTCGGGCACCGCGCGGCCCTGGTCGTCCCCGCCCCGCTGGGGGCGCGCGAGGTCGCCGAGCGGGCCGCGGCGGCGCTGTCGTCGCAGCACCCCGCCGGCCTCGCCGTCGGGGTGTCCGGGCCGGTCGCGGCCGGCGACGCCCACACGGGCTGGCAGCAGGCCGACGCGGCGCTGCGCTCCGGCGGCGCGGGGATGCGGGAGTGGGAGCGGCTGGGGGCGCTGCGGCTGAACGCGGTGGCCGACCCCGTGACCCTGGGCGCCGCCGTCCGCGACGAGCGGGCGCGGCGGCTGCTGGCCGCCGAGCCCGAGCTCGCCCTGACCGCGCGGACCTACCTCGACCTCGCCGGCAGCGCCCAGCGCACCGCGGCGGCGCTGTCGATCCACCGGCAGACGCTCTACCACCGGCTGCGCCGGGTCGAGGCGGTCAGCGGCTACGTCCTGGACGACGGCCGCGACCGCCTCGCCCTGCACCTGGCGCTCGTGCTGGGCGGGTGA
- a CDS encoding proline dehydrogenase family protein yields the protein MFGQLLLGVAGNRGVRSLVTGSSLSRPVVARFVAGDDVDAATAAVRTLTGDGIAATLDRLGEDVTEEAQADETVAGYRDLVERLAAEGLAAGNEISIKLSALGQGLGRSGPQRATERAHDLAAHAREHGVDVTVDMEDHTRVDDTLTTVAALRADFPRTGCVLQAMLRRTEGDARDLAVAGSRVRLVKGAYNEPPEVAYPAKADVDKAYVRCLRTLLDGGAYPMIATHDLRIVNLAEELLRGRDAGTAEFQMLYGIRAPEQQRLARAGHVVRVYVPYGTDWYGYFSRRLAERPANLAFFARSLVAG from the coding sequence GTGTTCGGACAACTCCTCCTCGGCGTCGCCGGCAACCGCGGCGTGCGGTCCCTGGTGACCGGCAGCAGCCTCAGCCGCCCCGTCGTCGCCCGCTTCGTCGCCGGTGACGACGTCGACGCGGCCACCGCGGCCGTGCGCACCCTCACCGGTGACGGCATCGCCGCCACCCTCGACCGCCTCGGGGAGGACGTCACCGAGGAGGCCCAGGCCGACGAGACCGTCGCCGGCTACCGCGACCTCGTCGAGCGCCTCGCCGCCGAGGGCCTCGCCGCCGGCAACGAGATCTCGATCAAGCTGTCCGCCCTCGGGCAGGGTCTGGGCCGCAGCGGCCCGCAGCGCGCCACCGAGCGCGCCCACGACCTCGCCGCGCACGCCCGCGAGCACGGCGTCGACGTCACGGTCGACATGGAGGACCACACCCGCGTCGACGACACCCTGACGACCGTCGCCGCCCTGCGGGCGGACTTCCCCCGCACCGGGTGCGTGCTGCAGGCCATGCTGCGCCGCACCGAGGGCGACGCCCGCGACCTGGCCGTCGCCGGCTCGCGGGTGCGGCTGGTGAAGGGGGCCTACAACGAGCCCCCGGAGGTCGCGTACCCGGCGAAGGCCGACGTCGACAAGGCCTACGTCCGCTGCCTGCGGACCCTCCTCGACGGCGGCGCCTACCCGATGATCGCCACCCACGACCTGCGGATCGTGAACCTCGCGGAGGAGCTCCTGCGCGGGCGCGACGCGGGCACCGCGGAGTTCCAGATGCTCTACGGCATCCGCGCCCCCGAGCAGCAGCGCCTGGCCCGCGCCGGGCACGTCGTCCGCGTCTACGTCCCCTACGGCACCGACTGGTACGGCTACTTCTCCCGCCGCCTGGCCGAGCGCCCCGCCAACCTCGCCTTCTTCGCCCGCTCCCTCGTCGCCGGCTGA
- the pruA gene encoding L-glutamate gamma-semialdehyde dehydrogenase, protein MQSVTDVPAPRNEPVHGYAPGSPERERLLAALAEQTANPVELTQTIGGKSALGAGERVDVVQPHRHASVLGTFGTATKEQARAAADAALAAAPEWAAMDYDDRAAVFLRAADLLAGPWRERIAAATMLGQSKTAQQAEIDAPCELVDFWRFNVAFGRRLIAEQPVSSPGVWNRMDHRPLEGFVYAITPFNFTAIAGNLPTAPALMGNTVVWKPSPTQTLSAWWTMRLLEEAGLPPGVVNLLTGDGRDVSEVLLPDPHLAGIHFTGSTATFQHLWRTVGENIGNYRTYPRLVGETGGKDFVLAHPSADPATVSTAMLLGAFEYQGQKCSAASRAFVPKSVWDTMGAEFLDRVDSLSYGDVSDLSHFGGAVIDARSYARNVAAIERAKATDGLTIAAGGTYDDSEGYFVRPTVLLGQDPADDAFCEEYFGPVLAVHVYDDSAPGAWERVLRTVDEGSSYGLTGSVIATDRAAVARASAALRFTAGNFYVNDKPTGAVVGQQPFGGSRASGTNDKAGSILNLQRWTSPRAIKETFVAPTDHVYPHMC, encoded by the coding sequence GTGCAGTCCGTGACCGACGTCCCCGCCCCCCGCAACGAGCCCGTCCACGGCTACGCCCCGGGCAGCCCCGAGCGCGAGCGCCTGCTCGCCGCCCTCGCCGAGCAGACCGCGAACCCGGTGGAACTCACCCAGACCATCGGCGGGAAGTCCGCGCTCGGCGCCGGCGAGCGCGTCGACGTCGTCCAGCCCCACCGGCACGCGAGCGTCCTGGGGACGTTCGGGACGGCCACGAAGGAGCAGGCCCGCGCCGCAGCCGACGCGGCGCTCGCCGCGGCCCCGGAGTGGGCGGCGATGGACTACGACGACCGCGCCGCGGTGTTCCTGCGCGCCGCGGACCTGCTGGCCGGCCCCTGGCGGGAGCGGATCGCCGCGGCCACGATGCTGGGGCAGTCCAAGACCGCGCAGCAGGCGGAGATCGACGCCCCCTGCGAGCTCGTCGACTTCTGGCGCTTCAACGTCGCCTTCGGCCGCCGGCTCATCGCCGAGCAGCCGGTGAGCTCGCCGGGGGTGTGGAACCGGATGGACCACCGCCCGCTGGAGGGGTTCGTCTACGCGATCACCCCGTTCAACTTCACCGCCATCGCCGGGAACCTGCCCACCGCGCCGGCGCTGATGGGCAACACCGTGGTGTGGAAGCCGTCCCCGACGCAGACGCTCTCGGCGTGGTGGACGATGCGCCTGCTGGAGGAGGCGGGCCTGCCCCCGGGCGTGGTCAACCTGCTGACCGGCGACGGGCGCGACGTCTCCGAGGTCCTGCTCCCCGACCCGCACCTGGCCGGGATCCACTTCACCGGGTCCACCGCCACGTTCCAGCACCTGTGGCGGACGGTGGGGGAGAACATCGGGAACTACCGCACCTACCCGCGCCTGGTGGGGGAGACCGGCGGCAAGGACTTCGTCCTCGCCCACCCCTCGGCCGACCCCGCGACCGTGTCGACGGCGATGCTGCTCGGCGCGTTCGAGTACCAGGGGCAGAAGTGCTCCGCCGCCTCGCGGGCGTTCGTCCCGAAGTCGGTGTGGGACACGATGGGTGCGGAGTTCCTCGACCGCGTCGACTCGCTGTCCTACGGCGACGTCAGCGACCTGTCGCACTTCGGCGGGGCCGTCATCGACGCCCGCAGCTACGCGAGGAACGTCGCCGCCATCGAGCGGGCGAAGGCCACCGACGGGCTGACGATCGCCGCGGGCGGCACGTACGACGACTCCGAGGGGTACTTCGTGCGCCCCACCGTCCTGCTGGGTCAGGACCCCGCCGACGACGCGTTCTGCGAGGAGTACTTCGGCCCGGTCCTCGCCGTCCACGTCTACGACGACTCCGCCCCCGGTGCGTGGGAGCGGGTGCTGCGCACCGTCGACGAGGGCTCGTCCTACGGCCTGACGGGTTCGGTGATCGCCACCGACCGGGCCGCCGTCGCGCGGGCCTCGGCCGCGCTGCGCTTCACCGCGGGGAACTTCTACGTCAACGACAAGCCCACCGGCGCGGTCGTGGGGCAGCAGCCGTTCGGGGGTTCGCGCGCCTCGGGCACCAACGACAAGGCCGGCTCGATCCTCAACCTGCAGCGCTGGACGAGCCCGCGCGCGATCAAGGAGACGTTCGTCGCCCCCACCGACCACGTCTACCCGCACATGTGCTGA
- a CDS encoding phage holin family protein yields the protein MSQPTTGSTRIDDLSVTTGSSPAARPAPAHGDESVGQLVSQLTEQVSRLVRDEVQLAKVDLAEKGKKAGTGLGMFTGAGLLAFFGVGALVTTAILALSHAVSGWLAALIVAVVLFALAGVLALMGKKEVQQIGSPVPQAAVDGIKEDVQTVKEGFKR from the coding sequence ATGAGCCAACCCACCACGGGGTCCACCCGGATCGACGACCTGAGCGTCACCACGGGGTCGAGCCCGGCCGCGCGCCCGGCGCCGGCCCACGGGGACGAGTCCGTCGGGCAGTTGGTCAGCCAGCTCACCGAGCAGGTGTCGCGGCTGGTGCGCGACGAGGTCCAGCTCGCCAAGGTGGACCTGGCCGAGAAGGGCAAGAAGGCCGGGACCGGCCTGGGCATGTTCACCGGGGCCGGGCTGCTGGCCTTCTTCGGCGTCGGCGCCCTGGTCACCACGGCGATCCTCGCCCTCTCGCACGCGGTGAGCGGCTGGCTGGCCGCGCTCATCGTCGCCGTCGTGCTCTTCGCGCTCGCCGGGGTCCTGGCCCTGATGGGCAAGAAGGAGGTCCAGCAGATCGGCTCGCCCGTCCCGCAGGCCGCCGTGGACGGGATCAAGGAAGACGTGCAGACCGTGAAGGAGGGGTTCAAGCGATGA
- a CDS encoding DUF3618 domain-containing protein: MSHPTTPPTPPVPTDRAELERDIAQTRARLAETADALAAKADVKGQAQAKVEDLKATAQHRVEDVKAQATAKVQGVSAGAPGTGKQQTGVLVGVIVAATALAVWLVVRER; this comes from the coding sequence ATGAGCCACCCCACGACCCCGCCCACGCCCCCGGTGCCCACCGACCGCGCCGAGCTCGAGCGCGACATCGCGCAGACCCGCGCCCGGCTGGCCGAGACCGCCGACGCCCTCGCGGCCAAGGCCGACGTCAAGGGCCAGGCCCAGGCCAAGGTGGAGGACCTCAAGGCCACCGCGCAGCACCGCGTCGAGGACGTCAAGGCCCAGGCCACCGCGAAGGTGCAGGGCGTCAGCGCCGGCGCCCCGGGGACGGGCAAGCAGCAGACCGGGGTGCTCGTCGGGGTCATCGTCGCCGCGACCGCGCTGGCCGTCTGGCTGGTCGTCCGCGAGCGCTGA
- a CDS encoding LLM class flavin-dependent oxidoreductase, with protein sequence MEIGVSAFAETTPDPGTGELVSHAERLRQVVEEIVLADQVGLDVYGLGEHHRPDYAASAPAVVLAAAASRTSRIRLSSAVTVLSSDDPVRVFQQFATLDGLSGGRAEIMAGRGSFIESFPLFGYDLEDYDDLYAEKLDLLLAIRQDPDHVVWAGDKHRAAIPGLGVFPRPVQSPLPVWIAVGGNPQSVVRAGTLGLPLAIAIIGGMPEQFAPLAELYREAGRRAGHDPSTLRVATHSHGFVAPTTQRATDVHFRPYQAVMNGLGRERGWNHFSRTSYEAARSRRGALLVGNPEEVAEKIVAQHEQLGIDRFMLHVSAGTMPHADVLKAIELLGTEVAPLVREHVG encoded by the coding sequence GTGGAGATCGGCGTCAGCGCGTTCGCGGAGACCACCCCGGACCCGGGGACCGGGGAGCTCGTCAGCCACGCCGAACGGCTGCGGCAGGTCGTGGAGGAGATCGTCCTCGCCGACCAGGTCGGCCTCGACGTCTACGGCCTCGGCGAGCACCACCGCCCCGACTACGCCGCGTCCGCGCCCGCCGTGGTCCTGGCCGCCGCCGCCTCCCGCACCTCGCGCATCCGGCTCTCCAGCGCCGTGACCGTCCTCAGCTCCGACGACCCCGTCCGGGTCTTCCAGCAGTTCGCCACCCTCGACGGGCTCTCGGGGGGCCGCGCGGAGATCATGGCCGGGCGCGGGTCGTTCATCGAGTCGTTCCCGCTCTTCGGCTACGACCTCGAGGACTACGACGACCTCTACGCCGAGAAGCTCGACCTGCTGCTGGCGATCCGGCAGGACCCCGACCACGTCGTCTGGGCCGGGGACAAGCACCGCGCCGCGATCCCCGGCCTCGGCGTCTTCCCCCGCCCCGTGCAGAGCCCGCTGCCGGTGTGGATCGCCGTCGGCGGCAACCCGCAGTCCGTCGTGCGCGCCGGCACCCTCGGGCTGCCGCTGGCCATCGCCATCATCGGCGGGATGCCCGAGCAGTTCGCCCCGCTGGCCGAGCTGTACCGCGAGGCCGGGCGCCGCGCCGGGCACGACCCCTCGACGCTGCGGGTCGCCACCCACTCCCACGGGTTCGTCGCCCCCACCACCCAGCGGGCCACCGACGTCCACTTCCGCCCCTACCAGGCGGTGATGAACGGCCTGGGCCGCGAGCGCGGCTGGAACCACTTCTCCCGCACCAGCTACGAGGCCGCCCGCAGCCGCCGCGGCGCGCTGCTCGTCGGGAACCCCGAGGAGGTCGCGGAGAAGATCGTCGCGCAGCACGAGCAGCTCGGCATCGACCGGTTCATGCTCCACGTCAGCGCCGGGACCATGCCGCACGCGGACGTCCTGAAGGCCATCGAGCTGCTCGGGACCGAGGTCGCGCCGCTGGTGCGCGAGCACGTCGGCTGA
- a CDS encoding SpoIIE family protein phosphatase yields the protein MKRLPFGPAAELRAAYEAVDWASTPLGEPSGWPPVLRRALELALETRFAVLLCWGPELTMVYNQAYGEVIGSKHPDALGRPVSEVFPEAWDELGPLFASAQAGDAVWFADLPVMLERDGFLAETFFTFSYSPVRDQDGSIAGVMDIAVETTRQVQDHRRLELLTRLGDLATELQPPLELAKRALDVLSTASADLPAVDLQLPGGESFLPPPPAELKPRQVLVREDGAGSRLAWVRIPAALGGASPGVMVARLSDVVAVDATYLDFLRLVAATVGDALSAAASFEAERRRADLQEWQAQRLAGLVAVAQALPDAEEESDVLHVLARGAVGLLGSDGIVLGVVEDRVLRVLGDEADPAAALLPRALRGAPVREGDGTATSAAWPLRLTDRVIGALGLSWRGERELTSEDTDLLNALAASTAQALDRVRALRAERQAAAAVRSLAETLQRSLLTSAPQPEHLDIAVRYLPAAEHAQVGGDWHDAFLTASGTACLVIGDVTGHDQDAAAAMGQVRNLLRGIGYSLEVSPAAALAALDRAMRDLGVGALATGVLATVEPLEGSSAWRLRWSNAGHPPPLVVSPDGSVELLRTSPDLLLGLEAGFVRADHVHGLPPGATVLLYTDGLIERRGASLDEGLAWLAGTVAGFAGLSPAELCDEVLQLVAGHAEDDVAVLAVRVRPEPTPVVLAVS from the coding sequence GTGAAGCGTCTGCCGTTCGGGCCCGCGGCGGAGCTCCGCGCGGCCTACGAGGCCGTCGACTGGGCCTCCACGCCCCTCGGCGAGCCGTCGGGTTGGCCACCGGTGCTGCGCCGGGCCCTGGAACTGGCCCTGGAGACCCGCTTCGCCGTCCTCCTCTGCTGGGGCCCCGAGCTCACCATGGTCTACAACCAGGCCTACGGGGAGGTCATCGGCAGCAAGCACCCCGACGCGCTGGGGCGCCCCGTGAGCGAGGTGTTCCCCGAGGCGTGGGACGAGCTCGGGCCGCTGTTCGCCTCCGCCCAGGCCGGGGACGCCGTCTGGTTCGCCGACCTGCCCGTGATGCTCGAGCGCGACGGCTTCCTGGCGGAGACGTTCTTCACGTTCTCCTACTCCCCGGTCCGCGACCAGGACGGGTCGATCGCCGGGGTCATGGACATCGCCGTGGAGACGACCCGCCAGGTCCAGGACCACCGCCGCCTCGAGCTGCTGACCCGCCTCGGCGACCTCGCCACCGAGCTCCAGCCGCCGCTGGAGCTGGCCAAGCGCGCGCTGGACGTGCTCTCCACCGCCTCCGCGGACCTGCCCGCCGTCGACCTCCAGCTGCCCGGCGGCGAGTCGTTCCTCCCCCCGCCGCCCGCGGAGCTGAAGCCCCGCCAGGTCCTGGTCCGCGAGGACGGCGCGGGCTCGCGGCTGGCCTGGGTGCGCATTCCCGCCGCCCTGGGCGGCGCCTCGCCCGGGGTGATGGTCGCCCGGCTCAGCGACGTCGTCGCCGTCGACGCCACCTACCTCGACTTCCTCCGCCTGGTCGCCGCCACCGTCGGCGACGCGCTCTCGGCCGCGGCCTCCTTCGAGGCCGAGCGCCGCCGCGCCGACCTGCAGGAGTGGCAGGCGCAGCGCCTGGCCGGGCTGGTGGCCGTCGCGCAGGCCCTGCCCGACGCCGAGGAGGAGAGCGACGTCCTGCACGTCCTCGCCCGCGGGGCCGTGGGCCTGCTCGGCTCCGACGGGATCGTGCTGGGCGTCGTGGAGGACCGCGTCCTGCGGGTGCTGGGGGACGAGGCCGACCCCGCCGCGGCGCTCCTGCCCCGCGCCCTGCGCGGTGCCCCCGTCCGCGAGGGGGACGGCACCGCGACGAGCGCGGCGTGGCCGCTGCGCCTGACCGACCGCGTCATCGGTGCCCTCGGGCTGTCCTGGCGCGGGGAGCGGGAGCTGACCTCCGAGGACACCGACCTGCTCAACGCGCTCGCCGCCTCCACCGCCCAGGCACTGGACCGGGTGCGGGCCCTGCGCGCCGAGCGGCAGGCCGCCGCCGCCGTCCGCAGCCTCGCCGAGACCCTGCAGCGCAGCCTGCTGACCTCCGCGCCCCAGCCCGAGCACCTCGACATCGCCGTCCGCTACCTGCCCGCCGCCGAGCACGCCCAGGTCGGCGGAGACTGGCACGACGCCTTCCTCACCGCCTCCGGCACCGCCTGCCTCGTCATCGGCGACGTCACCGGCCACGACCAGGACGCCGCCGCGGCCATGGGGCAGGTCCGCAACCTGCTGCGCGGCATCGGGTACTCCCTGGAGGTGTCCCCGGCGGCGGCGCTGGCCGCCCTCGACCGCGCCATGCGCGACCTCGGGGTCGGCGCCCTCGCCACCGGGGTCCTCGCCACCGTCGAGCCCCTGGAGGGTTCGTCCGCTTGGCGGCTGCGGTGGTCCAACGCCGGTCACCCCCCGCCGCTGGTGGTCTCCCCGGACGGGTCGGTCGAGCTGCTGCGCACCTCCCCGGACCTGCTCCTGGGGCTGGAGGCCGGGTTCGTCCGCGCCGACCACGTCCACGGGCTGCCGCCGGGGGCGACGGTGCTGCTCTACACCGACGGTCTCATCGAGCGGCGCGGCGCGAGCCTGGACGAGGGGCTGGCCTGGCTGGCGGGCACCGTCGCCGGGTTCGCCGGCCTCTCCCCGGCCGAGCTGTGCGACGAGGTCCTGCAGCTGGTGGCCGGCCACGCCGAGGACGACGTCGCCGTCCTGGCCGTGCGGGTGCGCCCCGAGCCCACCCCGGTGGTCCTCGCCGTCTCCTGA
- a CDS encoding GAF and ANTAR domain-containing protein: MTSETIDPPGNAPVPRPQGLVPLEEAFAELGRLVVGTRPLGEVMTRVAELVQACVPGADEVSVTLLQGKARTVAFTGRLAIDLDERQYEEGFGPCIDAADSGQVLRIDDTAHDETYPEFAAVAARRGVRSTLSVGLPMPQGVLGGINVYRTSHPPLDAAALELLRDFAGYAAVALANHSLYAAAVSRSEHLQTAMQSRAVIEQAKGVIMARLGCTADEAFQHLATQSQNANRKLRDLAEEVVARV; this comes from the coding sequence ATGACCAGCGAGACGATCGACCCCCCCGGGAACGCCCCGGTGCCCCGCCCGCAGGGGCTGGTACCCCTCGAGGAGGCCTTCGCCGAGCTCGGCCGCCTCGTCGTCGGGACCCGGCCGCTGGGGGAGGTCATGACCCGCGTCGCCGAGCTCGTCCAGGCCTGCGTCCCCGGGGCCGACGAGGTCTCGGTGACCCTGCTGCAGGGCAAGGCCCGCACGGTCGCCTTCACCGGCCGGCTCGCCATCGACCTCGACGAGCGCCAGTACGAGGAGGGCTTCGGCCCCTGCATCGACGCCGCGGACTCCGGTCAGGTGCTGCGCATCGACGACACCGCCCACGACGAGACCTACCCCGAGTTCGCCGCGGTCGCCGCCCGCCGCGGCGTGCGCAGCACCCTCTCGGTGGGGCTGCCGATGCCGCAGGGCGTCCTCGGCGGGATCAACGTCTACCGGACGTCCCACCCGCCCCTGGACGCCGCGGCGCTGGAGCTGCTGCGGGACTTCGCCGGCTACGCCGCCGTCGCCCTGGCCAACCACTCCCTGTACGCGGCGGCGGTCTCGCGCAGCGAGCACCTGCAGACCGCGATGCAGTCCCGCGCCGTCATCGAGCAGGCCAAGGGCGTCATCATGGCGCGCCTGGGCTGCACCGCCGACGAGGCCTTCCAGCACCTCGCGACGCAGTCGCAGAACGCCAACCGCAAGCTGCGCGACCTCGCCGAGGAGGTCGTCGCCCGCGTCTGA
- a CDS encoding DUF6286 domain-containing protein, with protein sequence MTTTTTTTTTAAAARAAGARTGAGRVGALGPVLAVLLLALAVVVGREAALGLGWASGTSWLTAAADALDGLAPSVAVVVASCAAVVLGAWCVATGLSRRSRKAVALAATPGVHLGVRDVARLASGAARRCDGVLEARTSASRRTVTVTVRATSAAVRDDVRETVATQLAPLARAPRVRVRVQAPEVSS encoded by the coding sequence GTGACGACGACGACCACGACGACCACGACCGCGGCGGCGGCGCGCGCGGCCGGCGCGCGCACCGGGGCCGGGCGCGTCGGCGCCCTCGGTCCCGTCCTGGCCGTGCTGCTGCTGGCGCTGGCCGTGGTGGTGGGCCGCGAGGCGGCCCTCGGGCTCGGCTGGGCGAGCGGGACGTCCTGGCTCACCGCGGCCGCCGACGCCCTCGACGGCCTCGCCCCCTCGGTCGCGGTGGTCGTCGCGTCCTGCGCGGCGGTCGTCCTCGGCGCCTGGTGCGTGGCGACCGGCCTGAGCCGCCGGTCCCGGAAGGCGGTCGCGCTGGCCGCGACGCCCGGGGTGCACCTGGGCGTGCGCGACGTGGCGCGGCTGGCCTCCGGCGCCGCCCGCCGCTGCGACGGGGTGCTGGAGGCCCGCACGAGCGCCTCGCGGCGCACCGTCACCGTGACCGTGCGGGCCACCTCCGCCGCCGTGCGCGACGACGTGCGGGAGACCGTGGCGACGCAGCTCGCCCCCCTCGCCCGCGCGCCCCGGGTCCGGGTGCGCGTCCAGGCCCCGGAGGTGTCCTCGTGA
- a CDS encoding Asp23/Gls24 family envelope stress response protein — protein MADLLAAPRTDPGTRGRLVVSERAVARIAEAAALVPGTRRTGTAHPRTAAATVSGVVDGVLGRSYPDVDATVAGHRTRVRVEVAAVWPHPAPQVAARVRDAVGEALDRLAGMTVDDVSVVVATYLTDRPDTARRVL, from the coding sequence GTGGCTGACCTGCTCGCCGCCCCCCGCACCGACCCGGGCACCCGGGGGCGGCTGGTCGTCTCCGAGCGCGCCGTCGCCCGCATCGCCGAGGCCGCCGCGCTCGTCCCGGGCACCCGGCGGACCGGCACCGCCCACCCGAGGACCGCCGCGGCCACCGTGTCCGGGGTCGTCGACGGCGTCCTGGGGCGCTCCTACCCCGACGTCGACGCGACCGTCGCCGGGCACCGCACCCGGGTCCGGGTCGAGGTGGCGGCCGTGTGGCCGCACCCCGCGCCGCAGGTGGCGGCCCGGGTGCGGGACGCGGTGGGCGAGGCCCTGGACCGGCTGGCCGGGATGACCGTCGACGACGTGTCGGTGGTCGTGGCCACCTACCTGACCGATCGACCGGACACCGCGAGGAGGGTCCTGTGA
- a CDS encoding Asp23/Gls24 family envelope stress response protein has translation MSTQTTTSTGTTGATATSSASAPTALASAHGVTTIADTVVSKIAGLAAKDVSGVHALGGGAARAVGALRERIPGSRTNHAQGVSVEVGERQAAVDIELIAEYGVAIADLAAAVRRNVIASVERMTGLEVTEVNLEVADVHLPDEDDAVEETTVRTTTRVQ, from the coding sequence ATGAGCACCCAGACCACCACCTCGACCGGGACCACCGGCGCCACCGCCACCTCCAGCGCCAGCGCCCCCACCGCCCTGGCCAGCGCGCACGGCGTGACCACCATCGCCGACACCGTCGTCTCGAAGATCGCGGGCCTGGCCGCCAAGGACGTCTCCGGCGTGCACGCCCTCGGCGGCGGCGCCGCCCGCGCCGTCGGCGCGCTGCGCGAGCGCATCCCCGGCAGCCGGACCAACCACGCGCAGGGCGTCTCCGTCGAGGTCGGCGAGCGCCAGGCCGCGGTCGACATCGAGCTCATCGCCGAGTACGGCGTCGCCATCGCCGACCTCGCCGCCGCCGTGCGCCGCAACGTCATCGCCTCCGTGGAGCGGATGACCGGGCTCGAGGTCACCGAGGTCAACCTCGAGGTCGCCGACGTCCACCTGCCCGACGAGGACGACGCCGTCGAGGAGACCACCGTGCGGACCACCACCCGGGTCCAGTGA
- a CDS encoding RNA polymerase sigma factor: MCDTQGDDVRPPSDDDAALARAAAMGDRDAFAGLVERHGPSLYRYAHRLLRDPGRTDDCVQETFLAAWRALPRFRGDASVRTWLFTICRHEVYARSREGGAHEVDLDTVRDRIQDLRADPARAGVEAALRDALDLALGVLPPRQRSAWLLREVEGLSYDEIAEVLGTTAAAVRGLLERARTALATALEGWQ; the protein is encoded by the coding sequence ATGTGCGACACCCAGGGCGACGACGTCCGCCCACCCTCCGACGACGACGCCGCCCTCGCCCGGGCCGCCGCGATGGGCGACCGCGACGCGTTCGCCGGGCTCGTCGAGCGCCACGGCCCCTCCCTCTACCGCTACGCCCACCGCCTGCTGCGCGACCCCGGCCGCACCGACGACTGCGTCCAGGAGACCTTCCTCGCCGCCTGGCGGGCCCTGCCCCGCTTCCGCGGCGACGCCTCCGTGCGCACCTGGCTGTTCACCATCTGCCGCCACGAGGTCTACGCCCGCTCCCGCGAGGGCGGGGCGCACGAGGTCGACCTCGACACCGTCCGCGACCGGATCCAGGACCTGCGCGCCGACCCCGCCCGGGCCGGGGTCGAGGCCGCCCTGCGCGACGCCCTCGACCTCGCCCTCGGCGTCCTGCCGCCCCGGCAGCGCTCCGCGTGGCTGCTGCGGGAGGTCGAGGGCCTGAGCTACGACGAGATCGCCGAGGTCCTCGGCACGACGGCGGCCGCGGTCCGTGGTCTCCTCGAGAGAGCGCGCACCGCGCTGGCGACGGCACTGGAGGGGTGGCAGTGA